CTGCAGTACGGGGCCGACGAGGGCGATGCGGGATTTCGCGAATCGCTCGCGCAGTTCCTGAGCCGGCGATATGCGATGCCGGTGACGGCGGCAGAGTTGGTGGTATCGGCCGGCGCGTCGCAGGCGCTCGATCTGGTCTGCACTCGATTTACGCGCCCGGGTGACACGATCTTCGTAGAAGCGCCGACGTACTTTCTCGCGCTCGACATCTTCCGCGATCACGGCCTTCAGGTAGTCGGCATTCCCATCGACGAGGACGGGATTCGCGTCGATGCGCTGCAGGACGCGCTGGTGCACCATCGTGCCGCGTTCCTCTACACGGTCCCATCGTTTCAGAATCCGTCAGGGACCACGATGTCGGCGGCTCGGCGCGAGCAGCTCATGGCGGTCAGTCGATCGCACGATCTCCTGATCATCGCCGACGAGGTCTATCAGCTGCTCGACTTCGGTAGCGCGCCACCTCCGCCGCTCGCGGCCTACGTGCACACGGCGCGCGTGCTCTCGATTGGCTCGTTCTCCAAGATTTGTGCGCCGGGACTGCGACTGGGGTGGCTACACGGCGCACCTGCGTTGCTGAACACCATCACGCAATCGGGCCTCGTGCAAAGTGGTGGCGGGCTCAATCCGTTCGTGTCGGGCGCCATGCGCAGCTTGATCGATCTCGGGCTCGCCGATACGGTCCTCGACGGCTTACGGCGCGTGTACGCCGAGCGGTCGGCGGTGTTGTGCCGCGCGATGCGCGAGCTACTGCCGGCCGTGACGTTCGTCGAACCCACGGGGGGATACTTCGTGTGGGCGCAGTTACCGGCGGCGCAATCAGCGGCGGAGTTGCTGCCCTTTGCGAGGACTGGTGGCGTGGCCTTTCATCCGGGCACGCGATTCAGCAGCGGCGGGTTCGGGCGGCACGTGCGACTGAGCTTCGCGTACTACGACGCGCCGGAGTTGGTGGAGGGGGTGCTGCGGCTAGCGCAGGTGCCGTTCCCCTCTACACGCCAAACTGCGTGAGATGATGATCGAGGTGCTTCGAGAAGAGCACGTTCCACTCGGCGGCCGTGAGCGGTCCGAACGACGGCGATTCCCGACCTTCGAACGCTGAGGTCCCGTCGCCTGCGACGCGTCGGACATATGCGATCAGGCGGGCGCGCTCCGATGAGAAATCGCGCGCATCCTTGATACGGAAAGCCGGCGCGGTGGGGGAGCTGCGTGGATACGGCGCCGGTCCCACGACCTTGTCCTTCACCATGGTACGCAATACCCAGCGCAGCAGCGGATTGGGTCGTGGGTACTGTCCGCTGTAGACCATGTCGTAGGCCACGCTGCAGTGCGCCAGCATTTGGGCGACCGACATCTTCCCCCAGAGCGGCGTGCTGTCAGGCGTCAGCGCCTCGATGCGGCGGATGGCGGCGTCCGCTTCTGCGTGATCGAACAGATTGGCATACGTGGGCGTCATGATGAGATGATCACGCGGCGCTCCGCGAAGGGCAAGGCATCACCGATGACGGCGGCGCTCGCTGCGCTTCGCCTTAGCAACCGCCTCGACCGCGAACTCGGCGCCGGCGGCGAACGGCTACTGCCTTTCGCCGCTGTGATGCGCAGCGCCAAGGCGTGATCCACCACGACATCGAGCCGGAGAGCATTCCCCTGCACGATCACTCGGCGCTCGTCGCCGCCATCGCCATCGCCGTGGAAAGCGCTGCCGGCCAACGCATGACGCAAGCCGGCCTCTCGCTCGGCACGACGCAGTACACGAGTCTCGAGTAGGCGATGGGCGAACGCACCATCGATGCGAAGCCGTGACGGCCTTGGACCGCCCGTAGCCCGCTGCCGAAGTTGACCTATTTGAGTGGTCAGAATATATTGACCACTCATGCCGACCATCCCGATCTCCGAAGCGAAAGCCAGGCTGGCCGCCCTCGTGCGGGAAGTCGCGGCATCCGGCGAGGGCTACGTGATCAGCGTGAACGGCCACCCCATGGCCGAGCTGCGCCCCTTCGTGCCCGTTCCCACACCTGGGCGCTTCAAAGACGCGATTCGCTTCAGCGATGACGCCTTTGCGCCGCTTTCCAACGAGGATGCCGAAGCCTCGGGGCTATGACCGATCTTGTTCAGCCGCTGCTGCTCGACACGGTCGCGTTCATCTTCTGGCACGCCGATAGTCCGCGCCTGTCGCCAGCAGCGCGTCGCGCCATGCTGGAGGCGCCACAGCGCACGGTGTACGTGAGCGCCGCCAGCGCCTTCGAGATCGCGACCAAGGTGCGACTCGGGAAACTCACGGTCCCTCCGGCCATGCTCAACGACTTTGCGTACGTCGTTGCAGCGGATGGTTTTCGATTGCTCGACGTCGATGCGGCGTCGGCGATTCGCGCGGGTCAACTCGAGAGCGACCATCGCGACCCCTTCGATCGACTAATCAGTGCGCAGGCACTCGCCCTCAAGGGAGCCGTCGTGACCAACGACGCCGCCTTCGCCGACCTTGGCGTCGACGTGTTCTGGTAGCGACGCGTAGACGCCGTGCGCACGCCGCCCGTTCAACGCGTCAGCGTCGTTTACAACACGCTACAGCAGCACATCACCACGCCGAATGCCTGCCGCCACGGCTTCGGCGCGGCGATGCACGCCAAGTTTTTCGAAGACGGCGGCCAAGTGAAACTTGACCGTACTGCGGCTGATGCCGAGCCGGACGCCGATGGCGGCATTGCTCAAGCCTTCGGACAAGGCCTGCAGCACGTCGCGCTCGCGATCAGACAGAGCTGAGGCTGCGCCATTGCCGCTCGTGCCGGCGTCGATCTCGCTCGTTTCCGGCAGGCGCAGATTCCCACCCGTTCCCTCAGGGGCGCTGACAACACGCACGTCAGCGGCGGCAGCGGTCGAGACAAAGCGGACATCGGCATGGGAGCCTAGTGCGTCGCGCAACACGCGTCGCGTCCAAGGGTCGGCGACATCGACAAAGATGCGAACCGGATGGGGCCGTTCGGTCATCGGGCTCGCCACCCGCGTGACCACCCATGGGCCAAGCGAGCGGTGGCGCCAACACGCGCCACAAAGGCGTCCACGTCGGCGATGGGTACCGCGAGCCCCAACCCACGAGCGATCATCGTGCTCACGCCAACCATCGCGCCATGCGCATCCACGACTGGTCCACCCGAGTTGCCGGGTGCCAAGCGCACATCCAACTGCGCCCACGGCAATGCCCGTTGCGGCAAGGGCAACTCGGCATCGCTGCGCAGCGGTCCAATGGCATGGACGACTCCGGTCGTGATGGCATGTCGAACGCCCAGGGGATGTCCGACCGCCATGACCACCTGTCCGACACGCAACGGTGCTTTGTCGGCAGGCGGCACGGGTCTCCAACTGGCAGGCGCGTCATCACAGGAGACTAACGCCAGGTCCCGGACGGTGTCACGGGCGACCAACGTTGCCCGGCGCGTGACGCCGTCAGCACCCGTGAGCGTGATCGGCTCGTGTGTCACCACATGCGCGTTGGAGACGATAAGACATCGCCCGTTCGCGTCGCGCGCCCACACGACGCCAGCGCCGCTGTGCGTGCTTCGGCCTTCGCCCGCCTCAACATGGACCACGCCGGCGGTGGCGTGCGCAATCATGTGCCCACCATCGACCTGCGCGCTCTGCAGGTCGATGGTGGACGTCGCCGAACTCTCCGTCGGCATACGGAACCGTTACCGCGCGCCGCGACGCGCTTCGCGACGCGTGCGCTGGCCGTCGTTGCCGCCGGGGCGCTCCCCGATGGTGACGATCACGCGCACAAACACCCCACCGCGGAGCAGGTCGAAGGAGACCGCGCGCCCCGGGGGCATGTGTTGCAGCACATCCAACACATCATGGGGTTCG
This region of Gemmatimonas groenlandica genomic DNA includes:
- a CDS encoding PLP-dependent aminotransferase family protein, whose protein sequence is MATALHTDIIDFGKGQPSLSLLPLAAWRAATDHCLAQGDAGLLQYGADEGDAGFRESLAQFLSRRYAMPVTAAELVVSAGASQALDLVCTRFTRPGDTIFVEAPTYFLALDIFRDHGLQVVGIPIDEDGIRVDALQDALVHHRAAFLYTVPSFQNPSGTTMSAARREQLMAVSRSHDLLIIADEVYQLLDFGSAPPPPLAAYVHTARVLSIGSFSKICAPGLRLGWLHGAPALLNTITQSGLVQSGGGLNPFVSGAMRSLIDLGLADTVLDGLRRVYAERSAVLCRAMRELLPAVTFVEPTGGYFVWAQLPAAQSAAELLPFARTGGVAFHPGTRFSSGGFGRHVRLSFAYYDAPELVEGVLRLAQVPFPSTRQTA
- a CDS encoding DUF1569 domain-containing protein, giving the protein MTPTYANLFDHAEADAAIRRIEALTPDSTPLWGKMSVAQMLAHCSVAYDMVYSGQYPRPNPLLRWVLRTMVKDKVVGPAPYPRSSPTAPAFRIKDARDFSSERARLIAYVRRVAGDGTSAFEGRESPSFGPLTAAEWNVLFSKHLDHHLTQFGV
- a CDS encoding type II toxin-antitoxin system Phd/YefM family antitoxin; amino-acid sequence: MPTIPISEAKARLAALVREVAASGEGYVISVNGHPMAELRPFVPVPTPGRFKDAIRFSDDAFAPLSNEDAEASGL
- a CDS encoding type II toxin-antitoxin system VapC family toxin, producing MTDLVQPLLLDTVAFIFWHADSPRLSPAARRAMLEAPQRTVYVSAASAFEIATKVRLGKLTVPPAMLNDFAYVVAADGFRLLDVDAASAIRAGQLESDHRDPFDRLISAQALALKGAVVTNDAAFADLGVDVFW
- a CDS encoding response regulator transcription factor → MTERPHPVRIFVDVADPWTRRVLRDALGSHADVRFVSTAAAADVRVVSAPEGTGGNLRLPETSEIDAGTSGNGAASALSDRERDVLQALSEGLSNAAIGVRLGISRSTVKFHLAAVFEKLGVHRRAEAVAAGIRRGDVLL
- a CDS encoding S1C family serine protease translates to MPTESSATSTIDLQSAQVDGGHMIAHATAGVVHVEAGEGRSTHSGAGVVWARDANGRCLIVSNAHVVTHEPITLTGADGVTRRATLVARDTVRDLALVSCDDAPASWRPVPPADKAPLRVGQVVMAVGHPLGVRHAITTGVVHAIGPLRSDAELPLPQRALPWAQLDVRLAPGNSGGPVVDAHGAMVGVSTMIARGLGLAVPIADVDAFVARVGATARLAHGWSRGWRAR